In Macrobrachium rosenbergii isolate ZJJX-2024 chromosome 6, ASM4041242v1, whole genome shotgun sequence, a genomic segment contains:
- the LOC136839406 gene encoding uncharacterized protein — translation MRATTFLLRQYGVVVLCFLGGKTLADAASVGAAACAQKGCNAAPFEELLVLFKDDKLHAFSDAVSQELEEDIRSQEEWLPVIASLKNGSHPAYLFEEPFAFRQNQTGSSKSSSGTVTLFNNQIYGKLEKQGAKGSYSSVNLYLITSKAPNIPEYLFAVGTVSRVHFSFEGSSVVAWQGVARSLSFMKYINGSYIYFGNVSSGMKGKAELKNDTGLLVTTDTLTVTNTTSEPMKTVTNASYSLNFEGGESTEISGNQEISLTSNGIKTSLSLDGSFPGKGGGHFSISSTGRTTSIHMNTPVDLVLQFEGQTSFDAAQPFSDESLPSLFNGLPWGSAN, via the exons ATGAGAGCAACAACGTTTCTCCTCCGCCAATACGGTGTTGTGGTTTTGTGCTTCCTAGGAGGCAAGACGCTTGCAGACGCTGCTTCTGTTGGTGCTGCTGCTTGTGCCC aAAAGGGCTGTAATGCTGCACCTTTTGAAGAACTGTTGGTTCTGTTTAAG GACGACAAACTACATGCTTTTTCCGATGCCGTCTCACAAGAACTAGAAGAAGACATTCGAAGCCAAGAG gaatgGCTTCCAGTCATCGCCTCCCTGAAAAATGGCAGCCATCCTGCGTACCTCTTCGAAGAACCTTTTGCTTTCCGTCAGAATCAGACAGGATCGTCCAAGTCCTCATCTGGGACAGTCACTCTCTTCAACAATCAGATCTACGGAAAGCTGGAAAAGCAGGGCGCAAAAGGGAGCTATTCCTCCGTCAACCTTTACCTTATCACTTCAAAGGCCCCCAACATCCCAGAATACCTCTTCGCCGTGGGAACAGTTTCTCGCGTCCATTTCTCCTTCGAAGGGAGCTCAGTTGTCGCTTGGCAAGGTGTCGCTAGATCGCTTTCCTTCATGAAATACATCAACGGCTCTTACATCTACTTCGGGAACGTCTCCTCTGGCATGAAGGGCAAGGCAGAGCTGAAAAATGACACGGGCCTGCTTGTCACGACCGACACCCTGACGGTGACAAACACAACTTCTGAACCAATGAAGACTGTGACGAACGCCAGCTACAGCTTGAACTTCGAAGGGGGCGAATCTACCGAAATTTCCGGCAACCAAGAGATATCTCTGACCTCCAATGGTATCAAGACGTCCCTGAGTCTCGATGGTTCATTCCCCGGGAAAGGAGGCGGTCACTTCTCCATTTCCTCCACTGGCCGGACGACCAGCATCCACATGAACACCCCAGTTGATTTGGTCTTGCAGTTCGAAGGCCAGACGTCTTTCGACGCTGCTCAGCCCTTCAGTGACGAAAGCTTGCCAAGTCTTTTCAACGGCCTTCCTTGGGGTTCGGCAAACTAA